One part of the Dyadobacter sp. 676 genome encodes these proteins:
- a CDS encoding HAMP domain-containing sensor histidine kinase, which translates to MWIGTQQQGFKISRVLFAVNALFEEIASLYKELFKVNHNKLTIVYTDLTCVSDYQILSVVIRNLIDNANKNTHNGEITLSCHEEGGMLRIAVSDTGQGLSDEQIALFMSRDRHAGNRATGSLLIHTMLDYIQGSISVVSGAGRGSTFTIILPDLRQSDTSGQDGSVPAGS; encoded by the coding sequence ATGTGGATCGGTACGCAGCAGCAAGGTTTCAAGATCAGCAGGGTATTGTTCGCGGTCAATGCGCTATTCGAGGAAATTGCTTCGCTGTATAAAGAGCTTTTCAAAGTCAATCATAACAAACTCACCATTGTATACACCGATCTCACATGTGTTTCGGACTATCAGATTCTTTCCGTGGTGATCCGGAACCTGATCGACAATGCCAACAAGAATACCCACAACGGAGAAATCACGCTTTCCTGTCATGAAGAGGGCGGCATGCTGCGAATCGCCGTTTCGGATACGGGTCAGGGGCTCAGCGACGAGCAGATCGCCCTTTTTATGAGCCGCGACCGGCATGCCGGCAACCGGGCAACGGGCAGCCTGCTCATCCACACGATGCTCGACTATATTCAGGGCAGCATTTCGGTGGTTAGCGGAGCGGGCAGGGGCAGCACATTCACGATTATCCTTCCGGATCTGCGTCAATCTGATACGTCTGGGCAAGATGGTTCAGTTCCAGCAGGTTCTTGA
- a CDS encoding response regulator transcription factor — protein MPISTMALSILIADDHQLVRKGLHMVVKDVLGFNVAVEFAETGRQVIEKVRENEFDLLITDLNMPETNELALLPDILGIRPNLKVLVVTMKPDKVFAMRFFRAGALGYVNKTEPDEVLAEAIRAVSQGRRYISRSQGDIFSNALTGNAANSPFDKLSKREFEVALLLLKGYGALEVANALSISASTASSFRCRVFDKLEIKNLLELNHLAQTYQIDADPEG, from the coding sequence ATGCCCATTTCAACTATGGCCCTCTCGATACTCATAGCCGACGATCACCAGCTCGTTCGCAAAGGACTTCATATGGTCGTGAAGGACGTGCTTGGATTTAATGTGGCCGTCGAATTCGCCGAAACCGGTCGTCAGGTGATCGAGAAGGTACGGGAGAACGAGTTCGACCTCCTCATTACCGACCTGAACATGCCCGAAACGAACGAACTGGCGCTGCTGCCCGATATTCTGGGCATCCGGCCCAACCTGAAAGTGCTCGTGGTAACGATGAAGCCCGACAAGGTTTTTGCCATGCGCTTTTTCCGCGCCGGCGCCCTGGGGTACGTCAACAAAACCGAACCGGACGAGGTGCTTGCCGAAGCGATCCGCGCCGTAAGCCAGGGCCGCAGGTATATTTCGAGGTCTCAGGGCGATATTTTCTCCAATGCATTGACGGGCAATGCGGCCAATTCTCCGTTCGACAAGCTTTCCAAGCGCGAGTTCGAAGTGGCGCTTCTGCTGCTTAAAGGGTACGGTGCGCTCGAAGTGGCGAATGCGCTGTCGATCAGCGCGTCGACGGCCAGCAGTTTCCGGTGCCGGGTCTTCGATAAGCTGGAAATCAAGAACCTGCTGGAACTGAACCATCTTGCCCAGACGTATCAGATTGACGCAGATCCGGAAGGATAA
- a CDS encoding response regulator transcription factor, which produces MRNVVLFDSHPVILTGLREFLGGLGKDFVFFETNTISGVSQYLSQHKIDLVVAGLNEKAGIDSRLVAKYRTIRWVIMYNDNLYKKALSLMLSGAIGCISKACRDDEAEACIRDVLAARPYICQTTLQKFGYEFIFDPINHAYIRNFLKYNFQRKPNTLSAREHEVATLLVTGMKTSEIAALLKIRNSTVSTIKRTIMLKKM; this is translated from the coding sequence ATGCGCAACGTCGTTTTATTTGATTCGCATCCCGTGATCCTGACGGGACTCAGGGAATTTCTCGGTGGACTGGGGAAAGATTTCGTTTTCTTCGAAACGAATACCATCTCCGGCGTATCGCAATATCTTTCACAACATAAAATCGACCTAGTCGTAGCCGGCCTGAACGAGAAAGCCGGCATCGATTCCAGGCTGGTTGCCAAATACAGAACCATCCGGTGGGTGATCATGTACAACGACAATCTCTACAAAAAGGCATTGTCGCTCATGCTTTCGGGGGCCATCGGCTGCATTTCGAAAGCCTGCCGCGACGACGAGGCCGAGGCCTGTATCCGCGACGTGCTGGCTGCCAGGCCCTACATTTGCCAAACTACGCTACAAAAGTTCGGCTACGAGTTCATTTTCGACCCCATCAACCATGCCTATATCCGCAATTTTTTGAAATACAACTTTCAAAGAAAGCCCAATACGCTTTCCGCCCGCGAGCACGAGGTTGCCACCCTGCTGGTAACCGGCATGAAAACATCCGAAATCGCCGCGTTGCTGAAAATCAGGAACAGCACCGTAAGCACGATCAAGCGGACAATCATGCTGAAAAAAATGTGA
- a CDS encoding NUDIX domain-containing protein → MKDLHSLSEQDYIQQLSIDCVIFGYQESQLSVLVPKLNFRGDFWALPSGFVYQNEGIDQAARRILEDRTGIKDIYLEQFRVFGDAPRTNITFLERLIELNKDTLGDKQFNRREFDWITRRFVSIGYYALVDIRKVVPRKTELDESIDWYPVRALPSMIMDHEEMIKCALQTLQLYLDQKLIAFNLLPEIFTMRELQELYESVYDRAFARNNFQKKILDLNVLERLEKNSPARPIRPHTCTVSGGKLPSRPFDARAGFRSPISHNFRSSASGTQSGIRAAGRSAGAGSPLSDGQTIICGFKATTGSAESYQSGNFRA, encoded by the coding sequence ATGAAGGATTTACATTCACTGAGCGAACAGGACTATATTCAGCAGCTTTCCATCGACTGTGTTATTTTTGGTTACCAGGAATCGCAGCTCAGCGTCCTTGTCCCGAAGCTCAATTTCCGGGGCGATTTCTGGGCATTGCCGAGCGGCTTCGTTTACCAGAACGAAGGAATAGACCAGGCGGCACGCCGCATTCTCGAAGACCGCACGGGCATCAAGGATATTTACCTCGAACAATTCAGGGTGTTCGGCGACGCTCCGCGGACCAACATTACCTTTCTCGAACGGCTTATCGAACTCAATAAGGACACCCTTGGCGACAAGCAGTTCAACCGCCGGGAATTCGACTGGATCACCCGCCGGTTCGTTTCCATCGGGTACTATGCGTTGGTAGACATCCGCAAGGTGGTACCCCGCAAGACCGAACTGGACGAGTCCATCGACTGGTATCCCGTCCGGGCATTACCCTCGATGATCATGGACCATGAAGAAATGATCAAATGCGCGCTGCAAACCTTGCAGCTCTACCTGGATCAGAAGCTGATCGCATTCAACCTTTTGCCCGAAATATTCACCATGCGCGAATTGCAGGAATTGTACGAATCGGTTTACGACCGCGCATTTGCCCGCAACAATTTCCAGAAAAAGATTCTCGACCTGAATGTGCTCGAACGGCTTGAAAAAAATTCACCGGCGCGGCCAATAAGGCCCCATACCTGTACCGTTTCCGGCGGGAAGTTGCCGAGCCGGCCGTTTGACGCACGAGCCGGTTTTCGCTCCCCCATTTCACACAATTTCAGGTCTTCCGCTTCCGGAACGCAAAGCGGGATTCGGGCCGCCGGGCGCTCCGCTGGGGCCGGTAGTCCGCTATCCGACGGGCAAACGATTATTTGTGGCTTCAAAGCCACAACCGGTTCGGCAGAAAGCTACCAATCGGGAAATTTCAGGGCGTGA
- a CDS encoding FAD-dependent oxidoreductase, with translation MDATSNPDNIQNTRSGTKRMERDGANDSLWQTTITAQPHRNAAAPAEQIFDTLIVGAGITGLTTALLLQKAGHKCIVADAHSAGYGTTGGTTAHINTFADTTYAEVEKDFGQEQARQFAEAIAESVALISNMVETYRIGCDFEWKKGYVYSETDDETKQLDDLYQSAIRAGVAVEPAPDAPAPLPFRKAVVFDKQAQFHPLKYILALQEEFVKLGGVVTENTLIDKIDSDDECYTAHSKEREIKARSVVYATHIPPGGINVLHFRNAPYRSYVVAATLKQDAYPDALIYDMQEPYHYFRTHTIDGQKYLIAGGHDHKTAHGDPEKAFADLIAYTERCYPVDRIVAKWSAQYYVPADGLPYIGQLPGASGGIYTATGFNGNGIILGTVSAIVLSELILKGTSPYEKLFDPGRVKPVAGFTEFVKENADVAARFVGDRFGIEEISSFGEIAVGTGKIVEYDGRKLGVYKKEDGDVTVLDPVCSHAGCVVQWNDSEKSWDCPCHGARYNYHGEVLTGPARKPLERVEIAQPSAR, from the coding sequence ATGGATGCAACATCAAATCCGGACAATATACAAAACACGCGCTCAGGCACCAAGCGCATGGAACGCGATGGCGCCAACGACAGTCTCTGGCAGACCACCATTACTGCGCAACCCCACCGCAACGCCGCGGCACCTGCCGAACAAATATTCGACACGCTGATCGTCGGGGCGGGCATTACCGGCCTGACCACCGCATTGCTGCTCCAAAAGGCGGGCCACAAATGCATTGTCGCGGACGCCCATTCGGCCGGCTACGGCACTACGGGCGGTACCACGGCACATATTAATACATTCGCGGACACGACCTACGCGGAAGTGGAAAAAGATTTCGGGCAGGAACAGGCCCGCCAGTTCGCGGAGGCGATTGCCGAATCCGTGGCGCTTATCAGTAATATGGTGGAAACCTACCGGATCGGCTGTGATTTCGAATGGAAAAAGGGTTATGTGTATTCCGAAACGGACGACGAAACGAAGCAGCTCGACGATTTATATCAAAGCGCGATCCGTGCGGGTGTAGCCGTAGAACCGGCGCCCGACGCTCCGGCCCCGCTGCCTTTCCGGAAAGCGGTCGTGTTTGACAAGCAGGCCCAGTTTCATCCATTAAAGTACATTCTCGCACTTCAGGAGGAATTCGTCAAGCTGGGCGGCGTGGTGACGGAAAACACGCTGATCGACAAAATCGATTCGGACGATGAATGCTATACTGCACATTCCAAAGAGCGGGAGATCAAAGCCCGGTCGGTCGTTTACGCCACGCACATTCCGCCGGGCGGGATTAATGTGCTCCATTTCCGCAATGCGCCCTACCGCAGCTACGTCGTAGCGGCCACGTTGAAGCAGGACGCTTATCCGGACGCGCTCATTTACGATATGCAGGAGCCCTACCATTATTTTCGTACGCACACGATCGACGGTCAGAAATACCTTATCGCCGGAGGGCACGACCACAAAACTGCACACGGAGACCCGGAAAAGGCATTTGCGGACCTCATCGCTTATACCGAAAGGTGCTACCCTGTCGATCGGATCGTTGCAAAATGGTCGGCGCAATACTATGTCCCCGCCGACGGCCTGCCCTACATCGGCCAGTTGCCCGGTGCATCCGGCGGCATTTATACAGCCACGGGCTTCAACGGTAACGGAATCATCCTCGGAACTGTTTCGGCGATCGTATTGAGCGAGCTGATCCTGAAAGGTACCAGCCCGTACGAAAAGCTGTTCGACCCCGGCCGGGTAAAACCAGTGGCGGGTTTCACGGAGTTTGTGAAGGAGAATGCCGACGTAGCCGCCCGGTTCGTAGGCGACCGCTTTGGCATCGAAGAAATAAGCTCTTTCGGCGAAATCGCTGTGGGAACCGGCAAAATCGTGGAGTATGACGGCCGGAAACTGGGAGTTTACAAAAAAGAAGACGGAGACGTAACCGTCCTCGATCCCGTCTGCTCGCATGCCGGATGTGTTGTGCAATGGAACGATTCGGAAAAAAGCTGGGACTGCCCTTGCCACGGCGCACGTTACAATTACCATGGCGAGGTACTCACCGGTCCGGCAAGGAAACCGCTCGAACGGGTTGAAATAGCGCAACCATCCGCCAGGTAA
- a CDS encoding glycosyltransferase family 39 protein yields the protein MTRRTALLLAFIGLKFLLQYFLIIPDYELHRDEYLHLDQGNHLAWGFVSVPPVTSWLAWVIGALGNGEWVVRSVPALFGALTILVVWKTVERLGGSLYACVLAASCTLFSVLLRLNQLFQPNSLDVLCWTTLYFFLISYIQSSKRRWLYGFAVVFAIGFLNKYNIVFAVAGLLPAMLLTPQRKLLLNRHVYLAALLALLLILPNLIWQYQNNFPVLHHMKLLAETQLVNVNRADFLKEQLLFFMGALFVIVAGLYGLLSYRPFSPYRLFFFAMAITLAVFTYFRAKSYYAIGIYPVYMAFGAVYIGAKVKAAWLRGVFVLIPVVLFIPLFMVAFPTKTPEQIAANPGPYQKLGLLRWEDGKDHQLPQDFADMVGWRELAEKVDAAFASMPDRGATLVLCDNYGQAGAINYYSRKGVKAVTFNADYINWFDLSKKYRHLIRVKDWREREAEMQETGPLFETGYAADSVGNRYSREWGTTVFVFRDAKIDINVRIAKEIEEERW from the coding sequence ATGACCCGAAGAACTGCCTTATTGCTGGCCTTTATCGGTCTGAAATTCCTGCTGCAATATTTCCTCATCATTCCCGACTATGAGCTTCACCGCGACGAATACCTGCACCTCGACCAGGGCAATCACCTCGCCTGGGGCTTTGTGTCGGTGCCGCCGGTCACATCCTGGCTTGCGTGGGTCATCGGTGCGTTGGGAAACGGGGAGTGGGTCGTGCGGTCGGTTCCGGCGCTGTTCGGGGCACTCACCATCCTGGTCGTATGGAAAACCGTGGAGCGGCTTGGCGGCAGCCTGTATGCCTGTGTACTGGCGGCTTCCTGTACCCTGTTTTCGGTACTGTTGCGGTTGAACCAGCTTTTCCAGCCCAATTCACTGGATGTGCTGTGCTGGACAACGCTTTATTTCTTCCTGATCAGCTATATCCAATCCTCGAAACGGCGTTGGCTCTATGGCTTCGCAGTGGTATTCGCCATTGGTTTTTTGAATAAATATAACATTGTATTCGCTGTCGCAGGTTTGTTGCCCGCCATGTTGCTGACGCCGCAACGCAAGCTGCTGCTGAACAGGCATGTTTACCTGGCCGCATTACTCGCGCTCCTGCTCATTTTACCCAATCTGATCTGGCAATATCAGAACAACTTCCCGGTGCTTCACCACATGAAGCTGCTGGCGGAAACGCAGCTCGTCAATGTAAACCGCGCCGATTTCCTGAAAGAGCAGCTCCTGTTCTTCATGGGCGCCCTGTTTGTGATCGTCGCCGGGCTGTATGGGCTGCTCAGCTACCGGCCGTTTTCACCGTACCGCCTGTTCTTCTTTGCCATGGCTATTACCCTTGCCGTGTTCACCTACTTCCGTGCCAAAAGCTATTATGCGATCGGCATTTATCCCGTTTACATGGCGTTCGGGGCGGTTTATATCGGCGCCAAAGTAAAGGCTGCCTGGTTACGGGGGGTGTTTGTACTGATCCCTGTCGTATTGTTCATTCCTCTTTTTATGGTTGCATTTCCCACCAAAACCCCGGAGCAGATCGCCGCCAACCCCGGACCTTATCAAAAGCTCGGACTGTTACGCTGGGAAGATGGTAAGGACCACCAGCTGCCACAGGACTTTGCGGATATGGTAGGCTGGCGGGAACTCGCGGAGAAAGTCGACGCGGCTTTTGCATCCATGCCCGACCGCGGGGCGACGCTCGTGCTTTGCGACAATTACGGGCAGGCGGGGGCGATCAACTATTATTCCCGAAAAGGCGTCAAAGCGGTCACGTTCAATGCCGACTACATCAACTGGTTCGATCTTTCGAAAAAATACAGACACCTGATTCGCGTCAAGGACTGGCGGGAGCGGGAGGCGGAAATGCAGGAAACCGGGCCGTTGTTCGAGACGGGCTATGCTGCGGATTCCGTCGGCAACCGCTATTCGCGCGAATGGGGCACCACGGTGTTCGTTTTTCGAGATGCAAAGATCGATATCAATGTGCGGATAGCGAAGGAAATCGAAGAGGAGAGGTGGTAG
- a CDS encoding helix-turn-helix domain-containing protein, translated as MLTGNGCPKTALSIRDALEALEGRWKLLILFALSSGPKRFRQLSAEVAGITDKILSKELKALEMNQLINRRVYDTFPPTVEYSITEHGASLEKVLEELHYWGLAHRAKIIGK; from the coding sequence ATGCTGACAGGAAACGGCTGCCCCAAAACCGCATTGTCCATCCGCGACGCGCTTGAAGCGCTGGAAGGCCGCTGGAAATTGCTTATCCTTTTCGCATTGTCGTCGGGCCCGAAGCGCTTCCGGCAGCTCTCCGCCGAAGTGGCCGGTATTACCGACAAGATATTATCCAAAGAGCTGAAAGCACTGGAAATGAACCAGCTGATCAACCGGCGGGTGTACGATACTTTTCCGCCCACGGTAGAATATTCCATTACCGAACACGGAGCGTCGCTCGAAAAAGTGCTGGAAGAACTGCATTACTGGGGCCTGGCGCACCGGGCGAAGATCATCGGAAAATAA